In Leptospira venezuelensis, the DNA window ACTTGGGATCCTACTGATTGAGAAGTAACTTCGATCTCAGAAAGTTTTCCTTCTCTCTCTGCGAAAAATTTTCCAGGTTGAGCGCGGAAAGCAGTCAGAGTTTCTGATTTTCCTTCTTTTGAAAGAGCAGTTAAATCCAATCTGGAACCGAAATCAGAATAAACTAAAGTCAGTTTTTCGCCGTCTTGCTCGAAAGATTTCGCGTATTTTCCTTCTTTGTCGAACTCATTTAGTCCCACTGGGTTGCTTCCAGACCAGAACTCGATCAAGTTGAAAAGAAAAAAGTCGAAAAATCCACCGATCAGCATTAGAAATGAGAAAGGAATGTAGAATAAGATCGTTTTGATAATCTTAGCAAGAAGGCCACCGCCTACATTGATCCCGTCGTTAGCATTGTAGAAAACTCTAACAAGTGCGAATTTTCCGAAACAGTTCGCAAAGGAACCGAAGCTTGCTCCTACCAGTACCAAGGTCAGGATAATTTTTTTTAAAACGTTTTTCACCATTGAAAACGGAACTCCTTTATATGAATGGAATGCGAAACTACGATTAAAGTATGGAAAAAATCTTGCAAGAGATTTACATTCTCCCTTCCTTTTTGTGGAGCAAAATCTTGACTGAAAATTATTGGCCTAAAATGGATCTAATAAAGGAAAGAGAATCCCTTGACCTAGTTCCTGTCTCGGTATTTCTGGACCGAAAGACGGATTAAATGATTAAGCCGTTCTTAAGGGCAGATGCCCATTGATTTAGGGAACCTACGTGATCTTTCCCACACTTGAATTTTTTCTTTTTTTCTCTTTCGTATTTATAACACATTGGTACGTTTTACCGGCCCTTATTCCGGAGCCAAAACTACGCAAATCAATCATCCATATCTTCCTGCTCATCATGAGTTATATCTTCTATATGAGCTGGAACTGGAAATTTGGTGGATTAATCTTATTGTCCACAGTTATCGATTTCTTCTTAGCTGATTTGATCTTTGAATCCCAAGACCAAGTTTTCCGCAAAAGAATGATCGTAATCAGCTTGGTGCTGAACCTTGTATTCATTTTAGGATTTTTTAAATATTATGGATTCTTGAGTGAGAATCTGAATGTATTCTTACACACTTTAGGTTTTCCAAGTTTATTCCCTGTTCTTAAAATAGTTCTCCCGGTAGGGATTTCCTTTTATACATTCCAGAGTTTGAGTTATACGATAGATGTGTACAGAGGTGCGATTCCTTCTGAAAAAAACTTCATTAGATTTGCATTATTTGTTTCCTTCTTCCCTCAATTGGTAGCGGGACCTATCGTTACAGCGAAAAGTTTTTTGCCTCAATTACAAACAGAGAAGAAGATAGAAGATATCCCTTTTAGAAAGGCCATTCGTTATTTTCTAATGGGTTATTTTAAGAAGGTTGTATTATCGGATAATATTTCTCCGATTGCGGACCTGATCTTTAAAAATCCGGATGCTTATTCTACAGAAGCACTATGGTTAGGCGCATTTCTTTTTTGGGTGCAGGTTTATTGCGATTTTAGCGGTTACACTGATATGGCATATTCTGCGGCTCTTCTCTTAGGTTATGAGCTTCCCGAGAACTTTAGAATGCCGTACATTTCTCAATCCGTTACGGAACATTGGAGAAGATGGCATATAACTCTTTCTACTTGGCTCAGAGATTATGTATATATTTCCTTAGGTGGAAATCGTGTAGGGCTTGTAAGACATAGGTTTAATGTTTGGTTCACAATGTTCGTGGGAGGGATTTGGCATGGAGCCAATTGGACCTTCCTTATCTGGGGTTCTATCCAGGGCGGATTTCTATTAGTAGAATCTGTATTAAAAGAATGGAAAGCGAAATGGTTCCCGAACCTAACAATTTCAGACTCCTGGGATAAGGCATTAACTCCTGTTAGAGTTTTATATGCGAGCTCGGTTGCGGTTACCTTTGGAGTGATTTTCCGATCCGCAAATATAGAATCTGCTCTGAAAATGATACATGGAATGTATGTGTATCAAAGCGGAGAACTTAGGCCTTATATGTTAAAGCAAGGTATCCCTGCGATACTCTGTGTGATCATTGGACATTATATTGGTTGGCTTGTTTACGAAAAAGGAAAGGAGTTCAAGATCCCTGTCTGGCTAGAATTTTCTCTTTATCCTTTGATCGCATTTTGTTTTGCGATCTTAAGTCCAGACGGAGAGATTCCTTTTATCTACTTCGACTTCTGAAAAAAGTAAAAAGCTGGACACTTGCCGAATTCGTTTCTAATTTGAACCCTTATCGATGAGTGAGCCTGATCAAAAACCTAGGAGTCCCAGATTTTATCCCAGAGATTTCGACGAGTACATCGTGCAGGTGGATTCTGGGCTCATCACGTTAGAAGGTAAACTCGGTAATATTTCCGAATCCGGTATTTGTATTTTAATGAGCGGAGAAGATTTGCCAGGCTCGATTCCAATCGAAGGTTCCGTCATTGAAAGAAAGACTGGCAAACGTTTAGAATTTTTAGGGGACGTAGTTTGGAAGATCCCAAAGCAGGTCGACTCCAAACGAAAGTTCTTATACGGGATACGTTTTAGAGATGCTTTAGAACTGACAGAGTCTCTCATACTCATCAATCTTTCCTTAGAAGGTTAAAATCCTAGAATCTCTCATACGTAAGTGCAAACTTCCTTACGTCATATTTTTATTGCAAAGGCCGGCAAAGAGCCTACCTATGTCGTAAAGGCTTCTAATGATCGAAACCGATAATCCTCAACGCAAACAAACCGTACGAGAAAAAGAAATCCAACTTCTAAAACGGATCAAAGAAGGGGATGATAAGGCATACATAGAGCTTACCGGCCCTTATAGGGAAAGATTATACAGAAAAGCTGTCTCCATGGTAAAAGATGGGGATGATGCAGAGGATATCGTCCAAGATGCACTGATCTCTGGATATCGCTCTATACGCAATTTTAGGGCTGAATCCGGGGTTTACACCTGGCTGTACCGTATCGTGGTCAATAAATCCAAGGACCTTCTGGCCAAAAGAAAGAGAGCCAGAGAGAATTCCATGGACGATTCGGAGTTCCAGGTCACTGACGATCGTATTAGCTTCGAAAAAAAAGTAGAACTTTCCGACGAGAGTAACTATCTAATCAACAAAATAGGCGAACTCGAGGATATATATAAAGAAGTCATCGAGCTCCGGTATTTCGAGGAAATGTCCTATTCACAAATAGCTGAGATTCTCGGAACCAATATCGGAACAGTCAAAAGCCGGCTCTTTAAGGCAAAGGAATTTTTGAAACATCTGATTATGAAGGATGGGAAGAGCGAAGGCTTTTTTAGGTAGTAAGGTATGGAAAAACAAACAAGTAAA includes these proteins:
- a CDS encoding DUF3332 family protein, yielding MVKNVLKKIILTLVLVGASFGSFANCFGKFALVRVFYNANDGINVGGGLLAKIIKTILFYIPFSFLMLIGGFFDFFLFNLIEFWSGSNPVGLNEFDKEGKYAKSFEQDGEKLTLVYSDFGSRLDLTALSKEGKSETLTAFRAQPGKFFAEREGKLSEIEVTSQSVGSQVILKLTEQGKLKSSKVVEAQSLQDLQLRASEAL
- a CDS encoding MBOAT family O-acyltransferase; translated protein: MIFPTLEFFLFFSFVFITHWYVLPALIPEPKLRKSIIHIFLLIMSYIFYMSWNWKFGGLILLSTVIDFFLADLIFESQDQVFRKRMIVISLVLNLVFILGFFKYYGFLSENLNVFLHTLGFPSLFPVLKIVLPVGISFYTFQSLSYTIDVYRGAIPSEKNFIRFALFVSFFPQLVAGPIVTAKSFLPQLQTEKKIEDIPFRKAIRYFLMGYFKKVVLSDNISPIADLIFKNPDAYSTEALWLGAFLFWVQVYCDFSGYTDMAYSAALLLGYELPENFRMPYISQSVTEHWRRWHITLSTWLRDYVYISLGGNRVGLVRHRFNVWFTMFVGGIWHGANWTFLIWGSIQGGFLLVESVLKEWKAKWFPNLTISDSWDKALTPVRVLYASSVAVTFGVIFRSANIESALKMIHGMYVYQSGELRPYMLKQGIPAILCVIIGHYIGWLVYEKGKEFKIPVWLEFSLYPLIAFCFAILSPDGEIPFIYFDF
- a CDS encoding RNA polymerase sigma factor, which gives rise to MIETDNPQRKQTVREKEIQLLKRIKEGDDKAYIELTGPYRERLYRKAVSMVKDGDDAEDIVQDALISGYRSIRNFRAESGVYTWLYRIVVNKSKDLLAKRKRARENSMDDSEFQVTDDRISFEKKVELSDESNYLINKIGELEDIYKEVIELRYFEEMSYSQIAEILGTNIGTVKSRLFKAKEFLKHLIMKDGKSEGFFR
- a CDS encoding PilZ domain-containing protein codes for the protein MSEPDQKPRSPRFYPRDFDEYIVQVDSGLITLEGKLGNISESGICILMSGEDLPGSIPIEGSVIERKTGKRLEFLGDVVWKIPKQVDSKRKFLYGIRFRDALELTESLILINLSLEG